One genomic region from Kineobactrum salinum encodes:
- a CDS encoding putative quinol monooxygenase has protein sequence MKVVPYPDHWMSHKPMPEMKGKCLGIFAHCFVENGAQETIRDVYRTIVDVAIEEKTCTVLSGSQSLVMPNHNLLYEEWTDYDEFFEVQMARTYRKGFLRWLDPIRNGPVSPEFTEMFHSSGKHPFNVAHHAYTLVQSVHIAPGREEDARQLFIRHVDDVGQDSKNVLANIHQSLNNPQHFLLYEIWSDFSHLVENELISERRDELQVRFNALKDNALPEPAMEIFQIYYDPDKYVPPDQFF, from the coding sequence ATGAAAGTAGTTCCATACCCCGATCACTGGATGTCGCATAAGCCCATGCCGGAAATGAAAGGGAAGTGCCTGGGAATCTTTGCTCACTGCTTTGTAGAAAATGGTGCGCAGGAAACGATTAGAGACGTTTATAGAACCATCGTCGATGTGGCTATCGAAGAGAAGACCTGCACTGTTCTGTCGGGCTCCCAGTCATTGGTTATGCCGAACCACAATCTACTGTACGAAGAGTGGACGGACTATGATGAGTTCTTTGAAGTCCAGATGGCCAGAACATACAGGAAGGGCTTTTTACGTTGGCTTGATCCCATAAGGAATGGACCTGTCAGCCCCGAATTTACCGAAATGTTTCATAGTTCCGGCAAACACCCGTTCAATGTTGCTCATCACGCCTATACTCTGGTGCAGAGTGTGCATATTGCCCCCGGTCGTGAAGAGGATGCGCGACAATTGTTTATTCGGCACGTTGATGATGTCGGTCAGGACTCGAAAAACGTGCTTGCCAATATCCATCAATCACTCAACAACCCCCAGCATTTCCTTCTTTATGAAATCTGGTCGGATTTCAGCCATTTAGTTGAGAATGAGTTGATAAGTGAAAGACGCGATGAACTGCAAGTCCGTTTCAATGCGCTTAAAGATAACGCATTGCCTGAGCCTGCGATGGAGATTTTTCAGATATATTATGACCCGGATAAGTATGTGCCGCCAGACCAATTTTTTTAA